One segment of Pangasianodon hypophthalmus isolate fPanHyp1 chromosome 10, fPanHyp1.pri, whole genome shotgun sequence DNA contains the following:
- the olfm4.1 gene encoding olfactomedin-4 — protein sequence MITILFCLLFLRATLAYWPLDFLAEKNETVSPGQTCTCEAFLPDTIFPMGELELLEKSSVQISHKLELEISKIEMFEIKLTIYMEKIMNLTVLIGIMENDPDSYTEVQIQEVKIQIKQIEALIVELQASIEISSTVLVSIRKEIIAMIVILTELETTYDKNLVLLTRREYIKLQQKLEECERRHNEIFNPNIGSCDHGFISRLSKPMISHLNAHLNAGHRYGGWGKDSNPLPGYENMYWYSGSSNTLVSQVNVYADYYRLIMRQPMKTHDLYSSRDWRGLGNNYIVRGNTLYYQFREPFSMGKYNMTSQTAGYRVVPSASSRFSYFYSGSQNLDFAADENGLWVTYATEESKGKLMLGKIDEAAFALKEVYEMNIYKPSVGNTFMVCGVLYATRSIDIKTEEIFYIYNTHTKQESYVSIPFEKFQEMYVYLDYNPTDQKLYMYNDGYYVSYHVWFHQNKNKNKTELQI from the exons ATGATCACCATACTCTTCTGTCTCCTCTTCCTTAGGGCCACTCTTGCCTATTGG cCTCTGGATTTCTTGGCCGAGAAGAATGAGACTGTGAGTCCAGGCCAGACGTGCACCTGTGAGGCCTTCCTACCTGATACCATATTCCCCATGGGGGAGCTGGAGCTGCTGGAGAAGTCCTCAGTGCAGATCAGTCACAAGTTAGAGCTGGAAATCAGCAAG ATTGAGATGTTTGAGATCAAGCTTACGATTTACATGGAGAAGATTATGAACCTCACAGTGCTGATTGGGATCATGGAGAATGACCCTGACTCTTACACTGAGGTTCAGATACAGGAGGTGAAGATTCAGATCAAGCAGATAGAAGCTCTGATTGTGGAGCTTCAGGCATCCATTGAGATTTCTTCTACAGTGCTTGTCAGCATTCGCAAAGAG ATCATTGCCATGATTGTTATCCTGACTGAACTGGAGACTACCTATGACAAGAACCTGGTACTGTTGACACGCAGAGAGTACATCAAGCTTCAGCAGAAACTGGAGGAATGCGAGAGACGCCACAATGAGATTTTTAATCCCAACATCG gTTCTTGTGACCATGGATTCATATCAAGACTCAGTAAACCAATGATTAGTCACCTGAACGCACATCTGAATGCAGGTCATAGATATGGTGGATGGGGCAAAGATTCAAACCCATTGCCCGGCTATGAAAATATGTACTGGTACTCAGGTTCTTCTAATACTCTGGTTAGCCAAGTTAATGTTTATGCAGACTATTACAGGTTAATCATGAGACAGCCAATGAAAACCCATGATCTTTACTCCAGTCGTGACTGGAGAGGTCTAGGTAATAACTACATTGTGCGTGGTAACACCCTGTACTATCAGTTCAGAGAACCTTTCAGCATGGGTAAATACAACATGACCAGTCAGACCGCAGGGTACAGGGTGGTGCCAAGTGCTAGTAGCAGATTCTCCTACTTTTATTCAGGAAGCCAAAACCTAGATTTTGCGGCTGATGAGAATGGATTGTGGGTGACATACGCTACAGAAGAATCGAAGGGCAAACTGATGCTGGGTAAGATAGATGAGGCAGCATTTGCTTTAAAGGAAGTCTATGAGATGAATATCTACAAACCATCAGTAGGCAACACCTTCATGGTTTGTGGCGTCCTTTATGCTACCAGATCTATAGATATTAAGACAGAGGAgatcttttacatttataacacacacacaaaacaggagAGCTATGTTAGCATTCCTTTTGAAAAGTTCCAGGAAATGTATGTTTACCTTGATTACAACCCAACTGATCAGAAACTTTACATGTACAATGATGGATATTATGTCAGCTATCATGTGTGGTTCCAccagaataagaataagaataagacaGAGCTCCAAATTTGA
- the rps6kl1 gene encoding ribosomal protein S6 kinase delta-1 isoform X2, with product MEFKGYSSLRFRSIRHLSSPVEDLEMCKVVGIIDKVLTVQNLISKETFVIKSLPKSSWENRERSTIIPQGVPFMVKLLRYYVSEDSVFLHLEHVQGGKLFSKLHRIRSEVAREHPDCSTPNQHKFQLKNSYTSPALTQLYHLNGESHQGRSIFPERKNLECLEMDTLAFWNETEHQLDSYGTHSYCEETGCLQNSRSEKAEFQQKQSSNPYAIRTDSFSCVSPGGQRDCLISQESFPLPVHPCVIVDTRDPLSVTTDLLGNDVHIERIDSSLDFDKVWTAVPAQEQCLIGTRSNPDILGINSAPQITLSSLFDTTQPTLCSTVNVLPQKVRIVPNTLPLSSKNQKQDDITHEKTSNSESSQYMASLTSGNSQPGTEYCNGTQSTVESKLLRPFALDLTTTAPQVNNTSKDVERESVEVGEENWELLSPLCSDKTQDTFFTPHSSQEEQLIEVDGRRHLPQFRARSRSVKQQPGRWGFPEDEVRMWGAQILLALESLHEQGIVCQDLNPKNILLNSNGNVCLTYFGQWTEVHSEISPKAMDEMYCAPEIGGVSKITEACDWWSLGALLFELLTGMPLWQCHPTGVHPHTQLRIPDHLSPAAASLLTELLQYDAGYRLGSGGGGVSDIKYHPFFNSVPWHTLAS from the exons ATGGAGTTCAAG GGTTACAGCAGCCTAAGATTCAGGTCTATCAGACATCTGAGCTCACCCGTGGAGGACCTGGAGATGTGTAAAGTGGTGGGGATTATTGATAAG GTTCTGACTGTCCAAAACCTGATTAGCAAGGAGACATTCGTGATTAAG AGCCTGCCTAAGTCCAGCTGGGAGAATCGAGAGCGTTCAACCATCATCCCTCAGGGTGTCCCGTTCATGGTAAAGTTACTGAGGTACTACGTCAGCGAGGACTCTGTGTTCCTGCATCTAGAACATGTTCAAG GTGGAAAGCTCTTCTCTAAACTGCACCGGATCAGAAGTGAGGTAGCCAGAGAACATCCAGACTGCTCCACCCCCAACCAGCACAAATTCCAGCTAAAGAACAGCTACACCTCGCCTGCGCTCACCCAGCTGTACCACCTGAATGGAGAGAGCCACCAGGGAAGATCCATATTTCCTGAGAGGAAGAATTTGGAATGCTTAGAAATGGACACACTGGCTTTTTGGAATGAGACAGAGCATCAGCTCGACAGCTATGGCACACACTCATACTGTGAGGAAACAGGATGCCTGCAGAATTCCCGGTCGGAAAAGGCTGAATTCCAGCAAAAGCAATCCTCTAACCCTTATGCAATAAGGACAGATTCCTTTTCCTGTGTTAGTCCTGGTGGTCAGCGAGATTGTCTTATATCTCAGGAAAGttttccacttcctgttcatCCCTGTGTGATCGTGGATACTCGAGATCCGCTCAGTGTCACGACTGATCTTTTAGGAAACGATGTCCATATTGAGCGGATCGACTCAAGCTTAGATTTTGATAAAGTATGGACTGCTGTGCCAGCTCAGGAACAGTGTTTAATAGGAACCAGGTCAAATCCAGACATTCTTGGAATCAATAGTGCACCTCAGATCACACTGAGCTCTTTATTTGACACCACACAGCCAACCCTGTGTAGCACAGTCAACGTCCTTCCACAGAAAGTTCGTATAGTTCCCAACACCCTGCCTTTATCTTCAAAGAACCAAAAACAAGATGACATTACTCACGAAAAAACAAGTAATTCTGAGAGTTCCCAGTATATGGCAAGCTTAACCTCAGGAAATTCCCAACCAGGCACAGAATACTGCAACGGAACACAATCTACTGTGGAAAGCAAACTTCTGAGACCTTTCGCCTTAGACCTCACGACAACAGCTCCTCAGGTGAATAATACAAGTAAAGACGTGGAAAGAGAGTCTGTGGAGGTTGGAGAGGAGAACTGGGAACTCCTTAGCCCACTGTGCTCAGATAAAACACAGGATACGTTCTTTACTCCTCACTCTTCTCAAGAGGAGCAGCTTATAGAAGTCGACGGCCGGCGTCACTTGCCTCAGTTTAGGGCGAGGAGCCGGAGTGTGAAGCAACAGCCTGGTCGATGGGGTTTTCCTGAAGACGAGGTGCGAATGTGGGGAGCGCAGATCCTGTTGGCTCTCGAGAGTCTTCATGAGCAAGGCATCGTGTGCCAGGATCTCAACCCCAAGAACATCCTTCTCAATAGCAATG GAAATGTGTGTCTGACTTACTTTGGACAGTGGACTGAGGTTCATTCGGAAATTAGTCCTAAAGCTATGGATGAAATGTACTGTGCACCAG AGATTGGGGGTGTATCCAAAATCACAGAGGCGTGTGACTGGTGGAGTCTGGGAGCTTTACTGTTTGAACTTCTTACTGGAATG CCCCTGTGGCAGTGTCATCCTACAGGtgtgcatccacacacacagctacgCATTCCAGACCACCTGAGCCCTGCAGCCGCCTCGCTACTCACAGAG
- the olfm4.2 gene encoding olfactomedin-4 — MMHCILLLLFLAGSTYGWLPVDQWGSGNVTGTVGEFGQCICKVFLPDTTFPADRVDIVQITSNKLTTEVEVHINKVIYIKAKLVILLSELTNLTTRVEILESGPDKYIKLEFDLLRVELREFESLVTHLKTSLNSSSSVFDSLYSEIRNMSLTVDQLESYDKSNLEVIRLEFIKLQKKLEKCRDEQDDFSNAAIGSCKHGGILKISKPVVSQLNADLSGSYLYGGWGKDSSPVPGYENMYWYSAFSNTLMSRIHVYSDYYKLIMRQPMKTHDLYSSRDWRGLGNNYIVRGNTLYYQFREPFSMGKYNMTSQTAGYRVVPSASSRFSYQYSDNQNLDFAADENGLWVTYATEEAKGKLVLGKIDEAAFALTEVWETNIFKQSVTNAFMICGVLYATRSIDAQTEEIFYTYNTRTRQDSYVSVQFEKFQDFYVNLDYNPRDQKLYMFNNGYYVSYNVKFKSA, encoded by the exons ATGATGCATTGCATTCTTCTGCTCCTCTTTTTGGCTGGCTCAACATATGGTTGGCTG CCGGTGGACCAGTGGGGCTCGGGAAATGTAACAGGCACTGTGGGAGAATTCGGGCAGTGTATCTGCAAAGTATTCCTTCCTGACACTACATTCCCAGCAGACCGTGTGGATATTGTGCAGATAACTTCTAATAAGCTGACTACTGAGGTGGAGGTCCATATTAACAAG GTAATTTATATAAAAGCCAAGCTGGTTATTCTTCTCTCGGAGCTCACTAACTTGACCACCCGTGTGGAGATATTGGAAAGTGGGCCTGACAAGTACATTAAGCTGGAGTTTGACCTCTTGAGAGTCGAGCTGCGTGAGTTTGAATCACTGGTCACTCACCTGAAAACATCCCTTAACTCCTCCTCATCAGTCTTTGACAGTCTTTACAGTGAG ATCCGCAATATGAGCCTGACTGTAGACCAGTTGGAAAGCTATGACAAGAGCAACTTAGAAGTGATCCGCCTCGAGTTTATCAAACTTCAGAAGAAGCTGGAGAAATGCAGAGATGAACAAGATGACTTCTCCAATGCAGCAATTG GTTCCTGCAAGCATGGAGGCATTCTGAAAATCAGCAAGCCTGTAGTTAGCCAGCTGAATGCTGATCTGAGTGGAAGCTACTTATATGGAGGATGGGGCAAGGACTCTAGCCCTGTGCCTGGTTATGAAAATATGTACTGGTACTCTGCTTTCTCCAATACACTAATGAGTAGGATTCATGTTTATTCCGACTACTACAAATTGATCATGAGACAGCCAATGAAAACCCATGATCTTTACTCCAGTCGTGACTGGAGAGGTCTAGGTAATAACTACATTGTGCGTGGTAACACCCTGTACTATCAGTTCAGAGAACCTTTCAGCATGGGTAAATACAACATGACCAGTCAGACCGCAGGGTACAGAGTGGTGCCAAGCGCCAGTAGCAGATTCTCCTACCAATATTCTGACAATCAGAACTTAGACTTTGCGGCCGATGAGAATGGATTGTGGGTGACGTACGCTACAGAGGAAGCGAAGGGTAAACTGGTGCTGGGCAAGATAGATGAGGCAGCATTTGCACTGACAGAGGTTTGGGAAACCAACATATTCAAACAATCTGTCACGAATGCCTTCATGATATGTGGTGTTCTTTACGCTACACGATCTATAGACGCCCAGACAGAAGAGATCTTTTACACTTACAACACACGCACGAGACAGGATAGCTATGTTAGCGTTCAGTTTGAAAAGTTCCAGGATTTCTATGTCAACTTGGACTATAATCCTAGAGATCAGAAACTCTACATGTTCAACAACGGCTACTATGTCTCTTATAATGTGAAGTTTAAGAGTGCCTAG
- the rps6kl1 gene encoding ribosomal protein S6 kinase delta-1 isoform X1 gives MAKRDYLVDAAKQIRMALDREVNEDYEAAFSYYKNGVDLLLNGVQVDPNKERREAVKRKTTQYLKRAEEIFNSHLQYNFSKDTTQLGGYSSLRFRSIRHLSSPVEDLEMCKVVGIIDKVLTVQNLISKETFVIKSLPKSSWENRERSTIIPQGVPFMVKLLRYYVSEDSVFLHLEHVQGGKLFSKLHRIRSEVAREHPDCSTPNQHKFQLKNSYTSPALTQLYHLNGESHQGRSIFPERKNLECLEMDTLAFWNETEHQLDSYGTHSYCEETGCLQNSRSEKAEFQQKQSSNPYAIRTDSFSCVSPGGQRDCLISQESFPLPVHPCVIVDTRDPLSVTTDLLGNDVHIERIDSSLDFDKVWTAVPAQEQCLIGTRSNPDILGINSAPQITLSSLFDTTQPTLCSTVNVLPQKVRIVPNTLPLSSKNQKQDDITHEKTSNSESSQYMASLTSGNSQPGTEYCNGTQSTVESKLLRPFALDLTTTAPQVNNTSKDVERESVEVGEENWELLSPLCSDKTQDTFFTPHSSQEEQLIEVDGRRHLPQFRARSRSVKQQPGRWGFPEDEVRMWGAQILLALESLHEQGIVCQDLNPKNILLNSNGNVCLTYFGQWTEVHSEISPKAMDEMYCAPEIGGVSKITEACDWWSLGALLFELLTGMPLWQCHPTGVHPHTQLRIPDHLSPAAASLLTELLQYDAGYRLGSGGGGVSDIKYHPFFNSVPWHTLAS, from the exons ATGGCTAAAAGAGACTATCTGGTGGATGCGGCCAAGCAGATCCGCATGGCCCTGGACAGGGAAGTCAACGAGGACTACGAAGCTGCATTTAGCTACTATAAGAATGGTGTGGACTTGTTGCTGAATGGAGTTCAAG TGGATCCAAATAAAGAGAGACGTGAGGCTGTGAAGCGGAAAACCACTCAGTATCTGAAGAGAGCGGAGGAGATCTTTAACTCTCACCTACAGTACAACTTCAGCAAAGACACCACACAATTAGGG GGTTACAGCAGCCTAAGATTCAGGTCTATCAGACATCTGAGCTCACCCGTGGAGGACCTGGAGATGTGTAAAGTGGTGGGGATTATTGATAAG GTTCTGACTGTCCAAAACCTGATTAGCAAGGAGACATTCGTGATTAAG AGCCTGCCTAAGTCCAGCTGGGAGAATCGAGAGCGTTCAACCATCATCCCTCAGGGTGTCCCGTTCATGGTAAAGTTACTGAGGTACTACGTCAGCGAGGACTCTGTGTTCCTGCATCTAGAACATGTTCAAG GTGGAAAGCTCTTCTCTAAACTGCACCGGATCAGAAGTGAGGTAGCCAGAGAACATCCAGACTGCTCCACCCCCAACCAGCACAAATTCCAGCTAAAGAACAGCTACACCTCGCCTGCGCTCACCCAGCTGTACCACCTGAATGGAGAGAGCCACCAGGGAAGATCCATATTTCCTGAGAGGAAGAATTTGGAATGCTTAGAAATGGACACACTGGCTTTTTGGAATGAGACAGAGCATCAGCTCGACAGCTATGGCACACACTCATACTGTGAGGAAACAGGATGCCTGCAGAATTCCCGGTCGGAAAAGGCTGAATTCCAGCAAAAGCAATCCTCTAACCCTTATGCAATAAGGACAGATTCCTTTTCCTGTGTTAGTCCTGGTGGTCAGCGAGATTGTCTTATATCTCAGGAAAGttttccacttcctgttcatCCCTGTGTGATCGTGGATACTCGAGATCCGCTCAGTGTCACGACTGATCTTTTAGGAAACGATGTCCATATTGAGCGGATCGACTCAAGCTTAGATTTTGATAAAGTATGGACTGCTGTGCCAGCTCAGGAACAGTGTTTAATAGGAACCAGGTCAAATCCAGACATTCTTGGAATCAATAGTGCACCTCAGATCACACTGAGCTCTTTATTTGACACCACACAGCCAACCCTGTGTAGCACAGTCAACGTCCTTCCACAGAAAGTTCGTATAGTTCCCAACACCCTGCCTTTATCTTCAAAGAACCAAAAACAAGATGACATTACTCACGAAAAAACAAGTAATTCTGAGAGTTCCCAGTATATGGCAAGCTTAACCTCAGGAAATTCCCAACCAGGCACAGAATACTGCAACGGAACACAATCTACTGTGGAAAGCAAACTTCTGAGACCTTTCGCCTTAGACCTCACGACAACAGCTCCTCAGGTGAATAATACAAGTAAAGACGTGGAAAGAGAGTCTGTGGAGGTTGGAGAGGAGAACTGGGAACTCCTTAGCCCACTGTGCTCAGATAAAACACAGGATACGTTCTTTACTCCTCACTCTTCTCAAGAGGAGCAGCTTATAGAAGTCGACGGCCGGCGTCACTTGCCTCAGTTTAGGGCGAGGAGCCGGAGTGTGAAGCAACAGCCTGGTCGATGGGGTTTTCCTGAAGACGAGGTGCGAATGTGGGGAGCGCAGATCCTGTTGGCTCTCGAGAGTCTTCATGAGCAAGGCATCGTGTGCCAGGATCTCAACCCCAAGAACATCCTTCTCAATAGCAATG GAAATGTGTGTCTGACTTACTTTGGACAGTGGACTGAGGTTCATTCGGAAATTAGTCCTAAAGCTATGGATGAAATGTACTGTGCACCAG AGATTGGGGGTGTATCCAAAATCACAGAGGCGTGTGACTGGTGGAGTCTGGGAGCTTTACTGTTTGAACTTCTTACTGGAATG CCCCTGTGGCAGTGTCATCCTACAGGtgtgcatccacacacacagctacgCATTCCAGACCACCTGAGCCCTGCAGCCGCCTCGCTACTCACAGAG